A genomic window from Klebsiella quasipneumoniae subsp. quasipneumoniae includes:
- the dgcQ gene encoding cellulose biosynthesis regulator diguanylate cyclase DgcQ, producing the protein MEKPLRLKLKKLYHLTRPAHVVNICFIVVLFFSTLLIWREINVLEEAYVANQRNNLANVAHEMDGLLQFNIDRMMFFRHGMQSALERPLDVDVLHEASQRYLSQRHQETWRVALPNRRTLPVFGVSEGVVRDHPLLLPDDPLVVNELMATLELGYLLNLTQHDRDFAERMQYISRSGFFTSTLPLRDESQVKTYYSRAISALWFTRQTQRNNPHRGVIWQTFPDDDPQLEEQVVTASIPLDFAGYWRGVLAMDFSVSEIKAFLISAMQGGQEGEYQLYDSHLSLLASSAPGNVLTLLSPREQELLSRAFAHDNQGGLRLLTRYISWAKLRNFDGVLLRIHTLREGVRGNFGTITIALTLMWILFTLMLLLSWLVIRRMVRNMSVLQTSLEWQAWHDALTRLLNRGALFEKAMAVASDCQRSGRPLAVIQLDLDHFKGINDRYGHQAGDRVLSMVASTLAGTVRDGDLLGRVGGEEFCVVLPNTTLQEAAAVAERLRLRIHGREVFLHNNVTLRVSASLGVSGSEERGEYHFEALQSVADGRLYLAKQNGRNQVWYRSEA; encoded by the coding sequence ATGGAAAAGCCACTACGGTTGAAGTTGAAAAAACTCTACCACCTGACTCGCCCGGCGCATGTGGTTAACATTTGTTTTATCGTGGTGCTGTTTTTCTCCACGCTGCTGATCTGGCGCGAAATCAATGTCCTGGAAGAGGCCTACGTGGCGAACCAGCGCAATAATCTGGCTAACGTCGCGCATGAAATGGATGGCCTGCTGCAGTTCAACATCGACAGGATGATGTTTTTTCGCCACGGTATGCAGTCCGCGCTTGAACGCCCGCTCGACGTCGATGTGTTGCACGAAGCCAGCCAGCGCTATCTGAGCCAACGCCACCAGGAGACCTGGCGGGTGGCGCTCCCCAACCGCCGGACGCTGCCGGTGTTTGGCGTCTCGGAGGGCGTCGTCAGGGATCACCCGCTGCTCTTGCCGGACGATCCGCTGGTGGTCAATGAACTGATGGCGACGCTGGAGCTGGGTTATCTGTTAAACCTGACGCAGCATGACCGCGATTTTGCCGAGCGGATGCAATATATCTCCCGCAGCGGTTTTTTTACCTCGACCCTGCCGCTGCGCGATGAGTCGCAGGTGAAGACCTACTATTCGCGCGCCATCAGCGCCCTCTGGTTTACCCGGCAGACCCAGCGGAACAATCCGCACCGCGGCGTTATCTGGCAAACCTTTCCTGACGATGACCCGCAGCTGGAAGAGCAGGTGGTCACCGCCTCGATACCGCTGGATTTTGCCGGTTACTGGCGCGGCGTGCTGGCGATGGATTTCTCAGTCAGCGAAATAAAAGCATTTTTAATCAGCGCGATGCAGGGCGGGCAGGAGGGGGAATATCAGCTTTACGACAGCCATCTTAGCCTGCTGGCCTCTTCTGCGCCGGGGAATGTCCTGACGCTGCTGTCGCCGCGCGAACAGGAACTGCTCAGCCGCGCGTTTGCCCATGATAATCAGGGCGGTCTGCGTCTGCTGACGCGCTATATCAGCTGGGCCAAACTGCGCAATTTTGATGGCGTGCTGCTGCGGATCCATACTCTGCGGGAAGGCGTACGCGGCAACTTTGGCACCATCACCATCGCCCTGACCCTGATGTGGATCCTCTTCACCTTAATGCTGCTGCTCTCCTGGCTGGTGATCCGCCGTATGGTCCGCAATATGAGCGTTCTCCAGACCTCCCTGGAGTGGCAGGCCTGGCACGATGCCTTAACCCGCCTGCTCAATCGCGGGGCGCTGTTTGAGAAGGCGATGGCGGTAGCCAGCGACTGCCAGCGCAGCGGACGACCGCTGGCGGTCATCCAGCTCGATTTGGATCACTTTAAGGGCATTAACGATCGCTATGGCCATCAGGCGGGTGACAGAGTGCTGTCGATGGTGGCCAGTACGCTTGCCGGCACCGTCCGGGACGGTGATTTGCTGGGCCGCGTGGGCGGAGAGGAGTTTTGTGTCGTGCTGCCGAATACCACGCTGCAGGAAGCGGCGGCGGTAGCGGAGCGGCTACGCCTGCGTATTCATGGCCGGGAGGTCTTTTTGCATAACAACGTGACGCTGCGGGTCAGCGCGTCGTTAGGGGTGAGCGGCAGCGAAGAGCGAGGGGAGTATCACTTTGAAGCTCTGCAGTCGGTCGCCGATGGTCGACTGTATCTGGCCAAGCAAAATGGCCGCAACCAGGTCTGGTATCGCAGCGAAGCGTGA
- the dsrB gene encoding protein DsrB yields MQVNDRVTVKTDGGPRRSGVVLAIESFSEGTMYLVSLEDYPLGIWFFNEIGHPDGIFVEKEIS; encoded by the coding sequence ATGCAGGTGAACGATCGTGTCACGGTGAAGACCGACGGTGGCCCACGTCGATCGGGCGTAGTGCTGGCAATTGAGTCGTTTAGTGAAGGGACGATGTATCTGGTTTCGCTGGAAGACTATCCCCTGGGGATCTGGTTTTTCAATGAAATAGGGCACCCGGATGGGATCTTCGTGGAAAAAGAAATCTCGTAA
- the rcsA gene encoding transcriptional regulator RcsA, which translates to MSTMIMDLCSYTRLGLTGYLTSRGIKKQEIVEVNCAEDLHRHCASCCPAVVFLNEDCFVHDDESNGIIRQIITQNPATLFVIFMSLANIHFDRYLRVRKNLLISSKSITPKDLDVILVNYLKYKNTSLGQLNLPTLSLSKTESNMLQMWMAGHGTSQISTQMNIKAKTVSSHKGNIKKKIQTHNKQVIYHIVRLTENITSGIQVNLR; encoded by the coding sequence ATGTCAACGATGATTATGGATTTGTGCAGTTATACCCGGTTGGGACTAACGGGATATCTGACCAGTCGGGGAATTAAAAAACAGGAAATCGTTGAGGTCAACTGCGCTGAGGATCTGCACAGGCATTGTGCGTCATGTTGCCCGGCGGTGGTGTTTCTGAATGAAGATTGCTTTGTGCATGATGATGAAAGTAATGGCATTATTCGCCAGATCATCACGCAAAATCCGGCGACGTTGTTTGTGATTTTTATGTCGCTGGCGAACATCCATTTTGACCGCTATCTACGGGTGCGTAAGAACCTGCTAATCAGCTCAAAATCGATCACTCCAAAAGACCTTGATGTCATTCTGGTTAATTATCTTAAATACAAGAACACGAGTCTGGGGCAGTTAAATTTACCGACGTTGTCGCTGAGCAAAACAGAATCAAATATGCTGCAAATGTGGATGGCCGGGCATGGTACTTCGCAAATTTCAACGCAAATGAACATCAAAGCGAAAACGGTATCATCGCATAAAGGCAATATTAAAAAGAAAATACAGACGCATAATAAGCAGGTGATTTACCACATCGTTCGGCTGACCGAAAACATTACCAGCGGTATTCAGGTGAATCTACGCTGA
- a CDS encoding DUF808 domain-containing protein: MAGSSLLTLLDDIATLLDDISMMGKLAAKKTAGVLGDDLSLNAQQVTGVRANRELPVVWGVAKGSFVNKIILVPLALLISAFIPWAITPLLMLGGAFLCFEGVEKVLHSLEARKHKEDPAQRQQRLQALADRDPLAFERDKVKGAIRTDFILSAEIVAITLGIVAEAPLLNQILILSGIAILVTVGVYGLVGVIVKLDDMGYWLAEKRSTLAQWLGKGLLTVAPWLMKVLSIVGTLAMFLVGGGIVVHGIAPLHHAIEHWSAGLGGMLAALLPMVANLVLGFIIGAVVLAGVKAVSRLRGAVK, encoded by the coding sequence TTGGCAGGAAGTAGTCTTTTAACATTACTCGATGATATCGCCACGCTGCTGGACGATATTTCCATGATGGGCAAGCTGGCGGCGAAAAAAACGGCGGGGGTGCTGGGCGACGATCTCTCCCTCAACGCCCAACAGGTGACCGGCGTGCGGGCAAATCGTGAGCTGCCTGTGGTCTGGGGCGTGGCGAAAGGGTCGTTCGTCAATAAAATCATCCTCGTGCCGCTGGCCCTGCTAATCAGCGCCTTCATTCCCTGGGCGATTACGCCGCTGCTGATGTTGGGCGGCGCGTTTCTCTGTTTTGAAGGGGTGGAAAAGGTGCTCCACAGCCTGGAAGCGCGTAAGCACAAAGAGGACCCAGCGCAACGGCAGCAGCGTCTTCAGGCGCTGGCGGATCGTGATCCGCTGGCCTTTGAGCGTGACAAAGTCAAAGGGGCGATCCGCACCGACTTTATTTTGTCCGCGGAAATTGTCGCCATCACCCTCGGCATTGTCGCGGAAGCGCCGCTGCTGAATCAGATCCTCATTCTGTCGGGGATCGCGATTCTGGTCACCGTCGGGGTCTATGGCCTGGTGGGGGTGATCGTCAAACTGGATGACATGGGCTACTGGCTGGCGGAGAAACGCAGTACCCTGGCGCAGTGGCTGGGCAAAGGGTTATTGACCGTGGCGCCCTGGCTGATGAAAGTGCTCTCTATCGTCGGAACGCTGGCCATGTTCCTCGTGGGCGGCGGGATTGTGGTTCACGGTATTGCGCCGCTACACCATGCCATTGAGCACTGGAGCGCGGGGCTGGGCGGCATGTTGGCCGCCTTGCTGCCGATGGTGGCTAATCTGGTGCTGGGTTTTATCATCGGCGCGGTGGTGCTGGCGGGCGTCAAGGCGGTCAGTCGCCTGCGTGGCGCGGTGAAGTAG
- the yedD gene encoding lipoprotein YedD → MMKQLVFAGMVLALAGCVQVDRYEDVVKAPAPAGLDGYWQTKGPQSEMMSPDAIASLIVTKEGDTFDCRQWQRVIAQPGKLMNRDSDIYNVTASLDIYPIEREGNTLSYDRMTLTRVERLTPECEKAWAKARAAALVSEPTTAR, encoded by the coding sequence ATGATGAAACAGTTAGTTTTTGCTGGCATGGTGCTGGCGCTGGCCGGATGCGTGCAGGTTGATCGTTACGAAGACGTTGTTAAAGCGCCAGCGCCGGCAGGCCTGGACGGCTACTGGCAGACGAAAGGGCCGCAGAGTGAGATGATGAGTCCGGACGCCATCGCCAGCCTGATCGTCACCAAAGAAGGGGACACCTTCGACTGCCGCCAGTGGCAGCGTGTGATCGCCCAGCCGGGGAAACTGATGAACCGCGATAGCGATATCTACAACGTGACCGCTTCCCTGGATATCTACCCGATCGAGCGCGAGGGCAATACCCTTTCCTACGATCGTATGACGTTGACCCGCGTTGAACGTCTCACCCCGGAGTGCGAGAAGGCGTGGGCTAAAGCGCGTGCGGCCGCTCTGGTCAGCGAGCCGACCACCGCGCGCTAA
- the amyA gene encoding alpha-amylase — protein sequence MKNPTLLQCFHWYYPAGGELWREVEALAPSLNEIGINMVWLPPAYKGASGGYSVGYDTYDLFDLGEFDQKGSVATKYGDKTQLLAAVNALKEHDIAVLLDVVVNHKMGADEKEALRVQRVDEQDRTQIDETIIECEAWTRYTFPVRAGQYSQFVWDYKCFSGIDHIENPTEDGVFKIVNDYTGEGWNEQVDDELGNFDYLMGANIDFRNHAVTEEIKYWARWVMEQTGCDGFRLDAVKHIPAWFYKAWIEHVQEVAPQPLFIVAEYWSHEVEKLQQYIDLVEGKTMLFDAPLQMKFHEASRQGRDYDMSQIFSGTLVEADPFHAVTLVTNHDTQPLQALEAPVEPWFKPLAYALILLRENGVPSVFYADLFGASYEDTGGDGQTYAIEMPVIEQLHELIDARQRFAHGVQTLWFDHPNCIAFSRSGTDEDPGCVVVMSNGDEGEKTLTLGENYGNKRWRDFLGNREEIVETDDEGCATFTCNGGSVSVWVLEAVL from the coding sequence ATGAAAAACCCCACCTTGTTGCAATGTTTTCACTGGTACTACCCCGCCGGCGGCGAACTGTGGCGTGAAGTCGAAGCGCTGGCCCCCAGTCTTAACGAAATCGGCATCAATATGGTCTGGTTGCCACCCGCCTACAAAGGCGCCTCGGGCGGTTATTCCGTCGGCTATGACACCTACGATCTCTTCGACCTCGGCGAGTTTGATCAAAAAGGTTCTGTCGCCACCAAATATGGCGATAAAACCCAGCTGCTGGCGGCGGTTAACGCCCTGAAGGAGCACGACATCGCCGTGCTGCTGGACGTGGTGGTGAACCATAAAATGGGCGCCGATGAAAAAGAGGCCTTGCGCGTGCAGCGCGTCGATGAGCAGGATCGCACGCAAATTGACGAGACGATCATAGAGTGCGAGGCATGGACTCGCTATACCTTCCCGGTGCGCGCCGGGCAGTATTCGCAGTTTGTCTGGGACTACAAGTGTTTTAGCGGCATTGACCACATCGAGAATCCGACGGAAGACGGTGTATTTAAAATCGTCAACGACTACACCGGCGAAGGCTGGAATGAGCAGGTCGATGATGAGCTTGGCAACTTCGACTACCTGATGGGCGCTAATATCGATTTTCGTAATCACGCCGTCACCGAAGAGATCAAATACTGGGCGCGCTGGGTGATGGAGCAGACCGGCTGCGACGGTTTTCGTCTTGACGCCGTGAAGCATATCCCCGCCTGGTTTTACAAAGCGTGGATCGAACATGTTCAGGAGGTGGCCCCGCAGCCGCTGTTTATTGTCGCGGAATACTGGTCCCATGAAGTGGAAAAGCTCCAGCAGTATATCGACCTCGTCGAGGGCAAGACGATGCTGTTCGATGCCCCGCTGCAGATGAAATTTCATGAAGCGTCCCGCCAGGGGCGCGATTACGACATGAGCCAGATTTTCAGCGGGACGCTGGTGGAAGCCGACCCCTTCCATGCCGTCACCCTGGTCACCAACCATGATACCCAGCCGCTGCAGGCGCTCGAGGCGCCGGTTGAGCCATGGTTTAAACCGCTGGCCTATGCGCTGATCCTGTTGCGTGAAAATGGCGTGCCCTCGGTCTTCTATGCCGATCTCTTCGGCGCTTCCTATGAAGATACCGGCGGCGACGGACAAACCTACGCCATAGAAATGCCCGTCATCGAGCAGCTACACGAACTGATCGACGCCCGTCAGCGCTTTGCCCACGGCGTGCAGACTCTCTGGTTCGATCACCCCAACTGCATTGCCTTCAGCCGCAGCGGCACCGACGAGGATCCCGGCTGCGTGGTGGTGATGTCCAATGGTGATGAGGGAGAAAAGACCCTGACGCTGGGCGAGAACTATGGCAACAAACGCTGGCGGGATTTCCTGGGCAACCGGGAAGAGATTGTCGAAACCGACGACGAAGGCTGCGCAACCTTTACCTGTAACGGGGGAAGCGTCAGCGTGTGGGTGCTGGAAGCGGTGCTGTAG
- the tcyJ gene encoding cystine ABC transporter substrate-binding protein: MKLALLGRQALMGAMAVVLMTGVSVKTFAAENLLNQIKERGTLRVGLEGTYPPFSFQGDDGKLTGFEVEFANELAKHLGVKADLKPTKWDGMLASLDSKRIDVVINQVTISDERKKKYDFSTPYTISGVQALVKKGNEGAIKSAADLKGKKVGVGLGTNYEEWLRQNVQGVDVRTYDDDPTKYQDLRVGRIDAILVDRLAALDLVKKTNNTLAVTGEAFSRQEAGVALRKGNDDLLKAVDGAIADMQKDGSLKALSEKWFGADVTK; encoded by the coding sequence ATGAAATTAGCACTTCTGGGTCGTCAGGCGCTGATGGGCGCAATGGCCGTTGTTTTGATGACTGGCGTTAGCGTGAAAACTTTTGCGGCGGAAAACCTGCTCAATCAGATTAAAGAGCGCGGCACGCTGCGCGTGGGCCTCGAAGGCACCTATCCTCCCTTTAGCTTCCAGGGTGATGACGGCAAGCTGACCGGCTTTGAAGTGGAGTTCGCCAACGAGCTGGCGAAACATCTGGGCGTGAAGGCCGACCTCAAACCGACCAAGTGGGACGGTATGCTGGCCTCGCTGGACTCCAAACGCATTGACGTGGTGATTAACCAGGTCACTATCTCCGATGAGCGTAAGAAGAAATACGATTTCTCTACCCCGTACACGATCTCCGGTGTGCAGGCGCTGGTGAAGAAAGGCAACGAAGGCGCGATTAAATCCGCGGCGGATCTGAAAGGCAAGAAAGTGGGCGTCGGGCTGGGCACTAACTATGAAGAGTGGCTGCGTCAGAACGTCCAGGGCGTGGATGTCCGCACCTATGACGACGACCCGACCAAATACCAGGATCTACGCGTAGGCCGTATTGACGCCATTCTGGTTGACCGTCTGGCGGCGCTGGATCTGGTGAAGAAAACCAACAATACGCTGGCGGTCACCGGCGAAGCGTTCTCCCGTCAGGAAGCTGGCGTTGCGCTGCGTAAAGGCAACGATGACCTGCTGAAAGCGGTAGATGGCGCGATTGCGGATATGCAAAAAGATGGCAGCCTGAAGGCGCTGTCCGAGAAATGGTTTGGCGCTGACGTGACAAAATAA
- the yodD gene encoding YodD family peroxide/acid resistance protein has protein sequence MKNRLTDQTGNDVDVNVDALLAAINEISESEVHRILDDPQRASIDGRGAHTWRELAEAFELDIHDFSASEANR, from the coding sequence ATGAAGAACCGATTGACAGACCAGACCGGGAACGACGTTGATGTCAACGTTGATGCTCTGCTGGCGGCGATTAATGAGATCAGCGAAAGCGAAGTCCATCGCATCCTCGATGACCCACAGCGCGCCAGTATCGATGGCCGCGGGGCGCATACCTGGCGTGAACTGGCGGAGGCATTTGAACTCGATATTCATGATTTCAGCGCCAGTGAAGCCAACCGCTAG